tgacgtcacaagtgtgagggctcctcacgttctcacattgtttataatgggagcctccaacaaaaagtgctattcggaccgaaaaaacagcaatttccccattaatttgagcgaggatgaaagattcgcgtttgaggatattgatagcgacggactagaaaaaaaaagtaaaaaaaaacaaaaaaaaaaccctgattgcattgggacggattcagatgtttttagagacatttactagggtaattctgggaaataccgtatctttctattgtgttgctagtgttttagtgagtttaacagtacctgatagtcggaggtgtgtgtccacgggcgACTTTATGGAcgacaagctcagctgatctccggtaagaagcgactttttaccacaatttcctcaccgaaaactgctggttgacatttggtcgggatccatgttggcttgaccgcgctctgatccatagtaaagtttcatctccaggaattttgaaaaaggaatcaccgtgtgtttgtgtggctaaaggctaaagcttcccaactccatctttctactttgacttctccaatattaattgaacaaattgcaaaagattcagcaacacagatgtccaaaatactgtctaattatgccgttaaagcagacgacttttagctgtgtgtgtgtgcagcgctcatattcataacagcccgtgacgtcaagcgtacatgtcatcattacgcgatgttttcaacaggatactttgcaggaaatttaaaattgcaatttagtaaactaaagcgggcgtattggcatgtgttgcaatgttaatatttcatcattgatatataaactatcagactgtgtggtggctagtagtggctttcagtaggcctttaagtgtctttaaatccctgcagctttcgtcactgttacacacttgtgtttactgacctgacACTTAAACTTGAAAGTTTTATCACACACTGTGCAactaaatggtttctctccagtgtgcaTTCTCATGTGTAACATACTTTCATTCTTCGTGTTGAATCTTTTAACACAcgctgagcaagaaaaaggtttctttccagtgtgtgttctcatgtgtctggtcatgtttTGCTTTTTGGAGAAACTcctcttacaaacagagcaagtaaaaggtttatcaccagtatgtgttctcatgtgtaataTCATTTCATTCTTAGTGTTGAATCTTTTAGCACAAGCTGAGCaaggaaaaggtttttctccagtgtgtgttctcatgtgtgtggtcatgtgattatttctggagaaactcttcttacaaacagagcaagtaaaaggtttctctccagtgtgtgtgctcatgtgtctggtcatgcattgctttgtggagaaactcttcttacaaacagagcaagtaaaaggtttctctccagtatgtactCTCATGTGTCTTGTAAAATTAGTCTTCAGTCTAAATGgtttcccacattcagagcagtcaaagtgttttttgttagtgtgatgtctcgtatcacctttagagtcatttttcctctccaaaggtttttggatgtggtcactgtgatcagaagagtctgacatcacgtggtccatgtctgacagtggagcaaagatgctgtctggttctgacttgatatcttcacaatgctctccatcagcttctgtgatgtgttgacttacaagctccgcccctctgttctcctcactttgactgtgaagaagctgtaaggactgagcttcatattcatcatgaagctgctcctctttaatgtgggagggggcctgtagctccttctgtcccacactggagctccactcctgctgcttggagggaatatcttcatgactctctgctgacacctgctggacgtctgcagaacacacaacacaaatgaggtgttactgtattgaagtttgcagtattcaaactattcacatgtgagctaggccaaataGACAGTGATAGGCAGGCaacctggaaaatgtagtaagctaagctacaagttactctccattaaatgtagctaagctatcctcagagaattgtagctagctacactacacgctacaccGCAAAAGCAGCGTAAAAATACCTATCATCTCAAAAAggtaaattcccaaacaaaatgaaaatagctaaagttgcaccaatttagaaaaatggagacaaacaccaatttacaaattatagacctgtttctttacttccacaattttctaaaatcattacAAAACTGTCCAATAACAGATTGGAGAGTTATGACCAATGCAATAAATAGTGTGGGAAGCTGAATTTTCCTTGCTTATTTCTGTACTCCATGACACACCATATTTACTCTTCCTCTCGTCCACAGTATGGAGCGCAGTTGGCGCGAGGCAGGAGCACACACCTGAGGTTGATtaagggggggtctatttaacCTGGGTGCCGGCGCTCGCAACTTTGTGTCTCACTGCTGACTGCTCGCATGCGTACCTTTCTTCGGCTCACTAGCAAACTTTCGTTTGACTCGTGCTTCTCGCAGGTTTGCTTGTTTTTCTCTAGCCTTGTctagctcctttagtttgtttgtgttacTTCTTTCAGGAAGTCTTTTTCCTAGCCTCGTCTAGCGTTTTATTTTGGTACTTAGCTCCTCTGTTTTACTTTTTCCAAACAGTATTTTTACCTGGCT
The DNA window shown above is from Nerophis ophidion isolate RoL-2023_Sa linkage group LG23, RoL_Noph_v1.0, whole genome shotgun sequence and carries:
- the LOC133541240 gene encoding zinc finger protein OZF-like isoform X2, coding for MCERTIAKYEEELCPTKEEKERQHQLLDAVFKKHQVVLHRRDVQQPPHIKEEEEDPQHPHMKEEEEEVWMSQEGECLLGQEEADVSKFPLTVVSVKTEEHEDKAAESSQLHHSPNVQQVSAESHEDIPSKQQEWSSSVGQKELQAPSHIKEEQLHDEYEAQSLQLLHSQSEENRGAELVSQHITEADGEHCEDIKSEPDSIFAPLSDMDHVMSDSSDHSDHIQKPLERKNDSKGDTRHHTNKKHFDCSECGKPFRLKTNFTRHMRVHTGEKPFTCSVCKKSFSTKQCMTRHMSTHTGEKPFTCSVCKKSFSRNNHMTTHMRTHTGEKPFPCSACAKRFNTKNEMILHMRTHTGDKPFTCSVCKRSFSKKQNMTRHMRTHTGKKPFSCSACVKRFNTKNESMLHMRMHTGEKPFSCTVCDKTFKFKCQVSKHKCVTVTKAAGI